In Saccharothrix syringae, the following are encoded in one genomic region:
- a CDS encoding lytic polysaccharide monooxygenase, with protein sequence MSVRLKRLGALAAAALGLVGITTVLNPGGVALAHGSMTYPPSRTYACYEDGRLNGNGDLNPTNPACAAAVQLGGKQPLWDWYGNLISQAGGRHREIIADGDLCGPTTKYDAYNLAREDWPTTTLRAGAPITFKYNAWAPHPGRWDQYVTRDGFDVTQPLKWSDLEPAPFDSVVNPSLGSGEYTWSGTLPNKSGRHVIYSIWQRSDSPEAFYSCSDVFFTGGGSGGDTQAPTAPGTPTATATGSSVSLSWTASSDNVGVSTYQVFREAGATDVPVASGSATSATVTGLSPDTAYQFYVVARDAAGNTSPPSAVVSVRTTGGGTGTPGACSVSYAVPSSWSGGFTANVSVRNTGTTAVNAWELAWDVPSGQGVGQAWSAQVTVSGGRATAKGASWNQNIQPGQSVSFGFNGTSQGTPVNPTSFTLNGATCATA encoded by the coding sequence ATGTCCGTGCGACTCAAGCGCCTAGGGGCGTTGGCCGCTGCCGCGCTCGGCCTCGTCGGGATCACCACCGTGCTCAACCCGGGCGGCGTCGCGCTCGCACACGGGTCCATGACCTACCCGCCCAGCCGCACCTACGCCTGCTACGAGGACGGCAGGCTGAACGGCAACGGCGACCTGAACCCGACCAACCCGGCGTGCGCCGCCGCGGTGCAGCTCGGCGGCAAGCAGCCGCTGTGGGACTGGTACGGCAACCTGATCAGCCAGGCGGGCGGCCGGCACCGGGAGATCATCGCCGACGGCGACCTGTGCGGCCCGACCACCAAGTACGACGCCTACAACCTGGCCCGCGAGGACTGGCCCACGACCACCCTGCGGGCGGGCGCGCCGATCACCTTCAAGTACAACGCGTGGGCGCCGCACCCCGGTCGCTGGGACCAGTACGTCACCCGCGACGGTTTCGACGTCACCCAGCCGCTGAAGTGGTCGGACCTGGAGCCGGCGCCGTTCGACAGCGTCGTCAACCCGTCGCTGGGCAGCGGCGAGTACACCTGGAGCGGCACGCTGCCGAACAAGTCCGGCCGCCACGTCATCTACTCGATCTGGCAGCGCAGCGACAGCCCCGAAGCCTTCTACAGCTGCTCGGACGTCTTCTTCACCGGCGGCGGCTCCGGCGGCGACACCCAGGCGCCCACCGCGCCCGGCACGCCGACCGCGACCGCCACCGGCAGCTCGGTCTCGCTGAGCTGGACCGCGTCCTCGGACAACGTCGGCGTGTCGACCTACCAGGTGTTCCGCGAGGCGGGCGCGACCGACGTGCCGGTCGCCTCCGGCTCGGCCACCTCGGCCACGGTCACCGGCCTGAGCCCCGACACCGCCTACCAGTTCTACGTGGTGGCGCGGGACGCGGCGGGCAACACCTCGCCCCCGTCGGCGGTGGTCTCGGTGCGCACGACCGGCGGCGGCACCGGCACGCCGGGCGCCTGCTCGGTGAGCTACGCCGTGCCCAGCTCGTGGTCGGGCGGCTTCACCGCGAACGTCTCGGTGCGCAACACCGGCACGACCGCGGTCAACGCGTGGGAGCTCGCCTGGGACGTGCCCTCCGGTCAGGGGGTCGGCCAGGCGTGGTCGGCCCAGGTCACCGTGTCCGGCGGCCGGGCCACCGCGAAGGGCGCGAGCTGGAACCAGAACATCCAGCCGGGCCAGTCGGTGAGCTTCGGGTTCAACGGGACGTCGCAGGGAACGCCCGTCAACCCGACCTCGTTCACCCTCAACGGCGCCACGTGCGCCACGGCCTGA
- a CDS encoding PfkB family carbohydrate kinase → MRIAVVGQVARDLALVVPEVPGSGSSTTVSERREMLGGKGANIARDLVQLGATAELVGVVGDDLPGRLLVDRLVADGVGTSGLVRRPGTRTALVVDVVCDGEYRYLEDMPPGTLVTTGDVEAARAVFAGADAVVLQLQQPAEALLAAAVAASGLVVLDGVPGGEVDALLRRADVLRADHSEAEQLLGRAVEGADEAVAAGRELLGRGPSVVALEVPGANVLAWGDGSAVVPLTEEEVVDTTGGGDAFVAALTVALVRGDGVEQAGEFATAASGRAVDHPGGRTDLTGLA, encoded by the coding sequence ATGCGGATCGCGGTGGTCGGCCAGGTGGCGCGCGACCTGGCACTGGTCGTGCCCGAGGTTCCCGGGAGCGGTTCCAGCACCACGGTGTCCGAACGGCGCGAGATGCTGGGCGGGAAGGGCGCCAACATCGCCCGCGACCTGGTCCAACTCGGCGCGACGGCCGAACTGGTCGGGGTCGTCGGGGACGACCTGCCCGGCCGCCTCCTGGTGGACCGGCTCGTGGCGGACGGCGTAGGGACCTCGGGCCTGGTGCGACGACCGGGCACCCGAACGGCCCTGGTCGTGGACGTCGTCTGCGACGGGGAGTACCGCTACCTGGAGGACATGCCGCCGGGCACGCTCGTGACCACCGGGGACGTGGAGGCGGCGCGGGCGGTGTTCGCGGGGGCGGACGCGGTGGTGCTGCAGTTGCAGCAGCCGGCGGAGGCCCTGCTGGCGGCCGCCGTCGCGGCGTCCGGGCTCGTGGTGCTCGACGGCGTGCCCGGTGGGGAGGTCGACGCCCTGCTGCGGCGGGCGGACGTGCTGCGCGCGGACCACTCGGAGGCGGAGCAGCTCCTCGGGCGGGCGGTGGAGGGGGCGGACGAGGCCGTGGCCGCGGGGCGGGAGCTGCTGGGGCGCGGGCCGTCGGTGGTGGCGCTGGAGGTGCCCGGGGCGAACGTGCTGGCGTGGGGGGACGGGTCGGCGGTGGTGCCGTTGACCGAGGAGGAGGTCGTGGACACGACGGGGGGTGGGGACGCGTTCGTGGCGGCGTTGACGGTGGCGCTCGTGCGGGGGGACGGGGTCGAGCAGGCGGGCGAGTTCGCCACGGCCGCGTCGGGGCGGGCGGTCGACCACCCCGGCGGGAGGACCGACTTGACGGGGCTGGCCTGA
- a CDS encoding sunset domain-containing protein, with product MFWLFTQIFVLCALAFAAGAMLTWLPLRAAIRDLRVRADLARAVTWPALPPAVPTALVVTDGEVVEPHAEVVDAAVLPVRVEEPVDGEGEDAEEASERRVAEGGAEGVAGVEAETAVGVGAEGAAGREAESAAGTGVEGRAVTRTKARTTSRTRTGAVNGERREAAGDQPVEVKCNSRSMVFHTPASPYFKRMKGDVTFNSAEEAERAGYTRWTPKARAGTRR from the coding sequence TGTGCGCGTTGGCGTTCGCCGCGGGCGCGATGCTCACCTGGCTGCCGTTGCGCGCCGCCATCCGCGACCTCCGCGTCCGGGCCGACCTGGCCCGCGCGGTCACCTGGCCCGCCCTGCCCCCGGCGGTGCCCACGGCCCTGGTCGTCACCGATGGCGAGGTGGTCGAGCCCCACGCCGAGGTGGTGGACGCCGCCGTGCTGCCGGTGCGGGTCGAAGAACCGGTGGACGGGGAAGGCGAGGACGCCGAGGAGGCGAGTGAGCGGAGGGTGGCGGAGGGAGGGGCGGAAGGTGTTGCGGGTGTCGAGGCGGAAACCGCCGTGGGTGTTGGGGCGGAAGGTGCTGCGGGGCGAGAGGCGGAAAGCGCTGCGGGCACCGGCGTCGAGGGGCGTGCGGTCACCAGGACGAAGGCGCGTACCACCTCCCGCACCCGCACCGGCGCGGTCAACGGCGAGCGGCGCGAAGCGGCGGGGGACCAGCCCGTCGAGGTGAAGTGCAACTCGCGGTCCATGGTCTTCCACACCCCGGCCTCGCCCTACTTCAAGCGCATGAAGGGCGACGTCACCTTCAACTCCGCCGAGGAGGCCGAACGCGCCGGCTACACCCGCTGGACCCCGAAGGCCAGGGCCGGCACCCGGAGGTGA
- a CDS encoding C40 family peptidase — protein sequence MASNPAQRTTRAAVAATAVALFVGTQPLAAADPVPPNASDALKRYNELSTQAETLNEEHLRAQEELANAQGALDQANRDIAGAQQAQEALRGQVDLLTEASFQGARFSQLSALLVSDSQQDFLNRMSALGVLAYDNAESLRGLEEAVVKAEDAARRATEATDSANRAIGEIDQRKAALNQQIDEARDAYRSLSPADRRALNDAGDMGPIPVPAGKAGEALAFALSQRGKDYVYGSNGPDTWDCSSLMQAAYRSAGIAIPRTTYGQAKIGRSVTRNEVKAGDLVIYYSGQTHVAMAIDGLRAVHASTEGVPVKVQDIESIGPISVIRRVVG from the coding sequence GTGGCGTCGAACCCCGCCCAGCGCACCACCCGCGCCGCCGTGGCGGCCACCGCGGTCGCCCTGTTCGTCGGCACCCAGCCGCTCGCCGCCGCCGACCCCGTGCCGCCCAACGCCTCGGACGCGCTCAAGCGCTACAACGAGCTGTCCACGCAGGCCGAGACGCTGAACGAGGAGCACCTGCGGGCGCAGGAGGAGCTGGCCAACGCCCAGGGCGCGCTGGACCAGGCCAACCGCGACATCGCCGGTGCCCAGCAGGCGCAGGAGGCGTTGCGCGGGCAGGTCGACCTGCTCACCGAGGCGTCGTTCCAGGGCGCCCGGTTCAGCCAGCTGTCCGCGCTGCTGGTGTCGGACTCCCAGCAGGACTTCCTCAACCGCATGTCGGCGCTGGGCGTGCTGGCGTACGACAACGCCGAGTCGCTGCGCGGCCTGGAGGAAGCCGTCGTCAAGGCCGAGGACGCCGCGCGGCGCGCCACCGAGGCCACCGACAGCGCCAACCGGGCGATCGGCGAGATCGACCAGCGCAAGGCCGCGCTGAACCAGCAGATCGACGAGGCCCGCGACGCGTACCGCTCGCTCAGCCCGGCCGACCGGCGGGCGTTGAACGACGCGGGCGACATGGGCCCGATCCCGGTGCCGGCGGGCAAGGCCGGCGAGGCGCTGGCGTTCGCGCTGTCGCAGCGGGGCAAGGACTACGTCTACGGCTCCAACGGCCCCGACACGTGGGACTGCTCCAGCCTGATGCAGGCGGCCTACCGGTCGGCGGGCATCGCCATCCCGCGCACCACGTACGGGCAGGCGAAGATCGGGCGCTCGGTGACGCGCAACGAGGTCAAGGCCGGCGACCTGGTCATCTACTACTCGGGCCAGACGCACGTGGCCATGGCGATCGACGGGCTGCGGGCCGTGCACGCGTCCACGGAGGGCGTGCCGGTCAAGGTGCAGGACATCGAGTCGATCGGACCGATCAGCGTGATCCGCCGGGTGGTCGGCTGA
- a CDS encoding WhiB family transcriptional regulator produces the protein MTELSRLPQPVAESWDWQLRGLCRGMDSGLFFHTPNERGSARRYREARAKEVCARCPVVRRCREHALEVEETYGIWGGLGESELRALISRRRR, from the coding sequence GTGACTGAGTTGTCCCGCCTGCCCCAGCCGGTCGCCGAGTCGTGGGACTGGCAGCTGAGAGGTCTGTGCCGCGGCATGGACAGCGGGTTGTTCTTCCACACCCCCAACGAGCGCGGTTCCGCGCGGCGGTACCGCGAGGCGCGGGCGAAGGAGGTCTGCGCGCGGTGCCCGGTGGTGCGGCGGTGCCGGGAGCACGCGTTGGAGGTCGAGGAGACGTACGGGATCTGGGGCGGGCTCGGGGAGAGCGAGCTGCGGGCGCTCATCTCGCGCCGGCGCAGGTGA
- a CDS encoding MerR family transcriptional regulator, with protein sequence MEQWSAGAVARMLGISPTTLRTWDRRYGLGPDTREEGRHRRYSAADVSRLRRMLELTAQGMAPSAAAAVALGSPPPPAPRAGGGPRAIAVDGSLEGRGFSRAAARLDAPLMSSLAAELFERRGVVDTWESVLVPFLVALGERVSAQGRGVEVEHLATASILGALRRAGKPPVVATGRLPALLACAPEEQHSLPLDVLAAALAERECASRNLGARVPADALLDAATLLSPGSVILWAHARPFADAAPVAELLSRGHAVLVGGAGWVEVPPGARRMWSLAEAVGTVLELNRF encoded by the coding sequence GTGGAGCAGTGGAGTGCCGGCGCGGTGGCGCGGATGCTCGGCATCTCGCCGACCACGCTGCGCACCTGGGACCGGCGCTACGGGCTCGGCCCGGACACCCGCGAGGAGGGCAGGCACCGCCGCTACTCCGCGGCCGACGTGTCCCGGCTGCGCCGGATGCTGGAGCTGACCGCCCAGGGCATGGCACCCTCGGCGGCCGCCGCCGTGGCGCTGGGTTCGCCGCCGCCGCCCGCGCCCCGGGCGGGTGGCGGGCCGAGGGCGATCGCGGTGGACGGGTCGCTGGAGGGGCGCGGGTTCTCGCGGGCGGCGGCGCGGTTGGACGCGCCGCTGATGAGCTCGCTGGCCGCGGAGCTGTTCGAGCGGCGCGGGGTGGTCGACACGTGGGAGTCGGTGCTGGTGCCGTTCCTGGTCGCGCTGGGCGAGCGGGTGTCGGCGCAGGGCAGGGGCGTCGAGGTGGAGCACCTGGCGACGGCGAGCATCCTCGGCGCGCTGCGCCGGGCCGGGAAGCCGCCGGTGGTGGCGACCGGGCGGCTGCCGGCGCTGCTGGCGTGCGCGCCGGAGGAGCAGCACAGCCTGCCGCTGGACGTGCTGGCGGCGGCGTTGGCCGAGCGGGAGTGCGCGTCGCGCAACCTCGGGGCGCGGGTGCCGGCCGACGCGCTGCTGGACGCGGCGACGTTGCTGTCACCCGGTTCGGTGATTTTGTGGGCGCACGCCCGGCCGTTCGCCGACGCGGCGCCGGTGGCCGAACTGCTGTCGCGGGGGCACGCGGTGCTGGTCGGCGGGGCGGGGTGGGTCGAGGTGCCACCCGGCGCGCGGCGGATGTGGTCGTTGGCGGAGGCGGTGGGCACGGTTCTTGAGTTGAACCGATTTTGA